The Ascaphus truei isolate aAscTru1 chromosome 18, aAscTru1.hap1, whole genome shotgun sequence genome window below encodes:
- the CFAP161 gene encoding cilia- and flagella-associated protein 161, whose protein sequence is MSLRTFAPSVRVGNWNEDVSLEEDLLKDFLEKREKGELLIQKSNYLKTKILQKTELSIPKDGFLHFGEVVILLNPENREETLSNTSPVHGNVTLCVSPAESAVHSESLLEAPCGISASTNVKPHVRNAFVITSVDGSALGETLHYGQNFALRTTEGFMGHLYLTSDQKTFLKCSKKSCLQEVSLTNKPLYQTCWQIVYLDPQLRLEHEGLPVPANTKVLIVHSKTNQCLAVLRKYVLWTFFGKDYEVTAHTFLNAHKAEGNENHWILVTGNPSDDMDTMFDRPKPPSEQTEDAENKGSRYSQ, encoded by the exons ATGAGCCTCCGGACCTTCGCCCCGTCCGTCCGGGTCGGTAACTGGAATGAAGATGTCTCCCTGGAGGAG GATCTTTTAAAAGATTTCttggagaaaagagagaaaggagAACTTCTTATACAGAAATCAAACTATCTCAAGACAAAGATTTTGCAAAAG ACAGAGCTGTCCATTCCCAAGGACGGGTTTCTTCACTTCGGGGAAGTGGTGATCCTTCTTAATCCTGAGAACAGAGAAGAGACGCTGAGCAACACGTCCCCTGTGCATGGCAATGTTACGTTGTGCGTGAGCCCCGCAGAAAGTGCAGTGCACTCAGAGAGTCTCCTGGAAGCCCCATGTGGTATTAGCGCCAGCACTAATGTGAAACCGCATGTCCGAAATGCTTTTGTCATTACAAG TGTGGATGGCAGCGCACTTGGGGAAACCCTACATTATGGACAGAATTTTGCTTTGAGGACAACAGAAGGTTTTATGGGACAT TTATATCTGACAAGTGACCAGAAGACATTTCTAAAATGCAGCAAGAAGTCTTGTTTGCAGGAGGTTAGTTTAACGAACAAACCCTTGTATCAGACCTGCTGGCAAATAGTTTACTTGGATCCACAGCTGCGACTTGAACACGAAGGCCTTCCTGTCCCG GCAAACACTAAAGTCCTGATCGTTCATAGCAAAACAAATCAATGCTTGGCCGTCCTTAGAAAGTATGTCCTATG GACATTTTTTGGCAAGGATTATGAGGTCACAGCTCATACGTTCCTAAATGCTCATAAAGCTGAAGGAAATGAAAACCACTGGATTCTAGTCACTGGCAATCCTAGCGATGACATGGACACGATGTTTGACAGACCTAAGCCACCCAGTGAACAAACTGAAGACGCAGAGAACAAAGGCAGCAGATATTCACAATGA